A genomic segment from Halomonas sp. TA22 encodes:
- the fdxH gene encoding formate dehydrogenase subunit beta, which translates to MRGDQINLQNIVRRSATQVPSPQVRSGAVAPVTKLIDVSRCIGCKACQVACSEWNDLRDEVGENVGIYDNPTDLTPNSFQVMRFNEYENEQGNLEWLIRKDNCMHCAEPGCLEACPAPGAIVQYANGIVDFNSEHCIGCGYCVTGCPFDVPRISEKDGKSYKCTLCSDRVFHGLEPACVKSCPTGSIMFGTKEDMLDLAETRTDFLKGRGYQNAGIYDPEGVGGTHVIYVLQHADKPEIYNDLPNDPRISPLVEGWKGITKPLASVAIGLAAFTGFFHYVTAGPKETPEEEEDEVRSDEARDHEREEKRP; encoded by the coding sequence ATGAGAGGCGATCAAATCAATCTGCAGAACATCGTCAGACGCTCGGCGACCCAGGTACCCTCCCCGCAGGTGAGAAGCGGGGCTGTCGCCCCGGTCACCAAGTTGATCGACGTATCGCGCTGCATCGGTTGCAAGGCCTGCCAGGTCGCCTGTTCGGAGTGGAACGACCTGCGCGACGAGGTGGGCGAGAACGTTGGCATTTACGACAATCCGACCGACCTCACGCCCAACTCGTTCCAGGTGATGCGCTTCAACGAGTACGAGAACGAGCAGGGCAACCTCGAGTGGTTGATCCGTAAGGACAATTGCATGCACTGCGCCGAGCCGGGCTGTCTCGAGGCGTGTCCGGCACCCGGCGCCATCGTGCAGTACGCCAACGGCATCGTCGATTTCAACTCCGAGCACTGCATCGGCTGCGGCTATTGCGTCACCGGCTGCCCCTTCGACGTGCCGCGCATCTCCGAGAAGGATGGCAAATCCTACAAGTGCACGCTGTGCTCCGATCGTGTCTTCCATGGCCTGGAGCCGGCTTGCGTCAAGTCCTGCCCTACCGGGTCGATCATGTTCGGCACCAAGGAGGACATGCTCGATCTTGCCGAGACGCGTACCGACTTTCTCAAGGGACGCGGCTATCAGAATGCCGGCATCTACGATCCCGAAGGGGTCGGCGGCACCCACGTGATCTACGTGCTGCAGCATGCCGACAAGCCGGAGATCTACAACGACCTGCCCAATGACCCGCGCATCAGTCCGCTGGTCGAAGGCTGGAAAGGGATCACCAAGCCGCTGGCCTCGGTGGCCATCGGGCTTGCGGCGTTTACCGGATTCTTCCACTACGTCACCGCCGGCCCCAAGGAGACGCCAGAGGAGGAGGAAGACGAGGTGCGGTCCGACGAGGCGCGCGACCATGAACGTGAGGAGAAGCGGCCATGA
- the fdnG gene encoding formate dehydrogenase-N subunit alpha: MTLRVTRRQFFKLGATGMATSSMAMMGFAPDPAVASIRHFKLTGAKITRSNCTYCSVGCGVLIYSRGDGAINNIDNIYHVEGDPDHPVSRGSLCPKGAGLLDYIQSESRLKYPQVREPGTDEWKRISWDEALTRIARHMKEDRDANFVDQDDEGQTVNHWTTTGMLAASASTNETAYLTQKIARSLGMVVLDNQARVUHGPTVAGLAPTFGRGAMTNHWVDIRNADLILVMGGNAAEAHPVGFRWVMEAKEHNDARLVVIDPRFNRTAAVADYFAEIRTGTDIAFLGGLISYLIETDQIHHEYVRAYTDASLIVREEFGFEDGLFTGYDAESGEYDTDTWQYEYDDEGHALRDDTLTHPRCVFQLMREHFSRYTIDVVSSVCGTPRDKIQHVWEMVADTVVDDKTMTILYALGWTQHSIGSQIIRTAAMLQLLLGNMGMRGGGINALRGHSNIQGLTDLGLLSDQLPGYMTLPDDDEQDYEAYILDRARPDLIPGEISYWRHYERFHVSLMKAWFGNAATEENDWCYDWLPKLSENLYDVLHTFERMSHGEITGYICQGFNPLAAFPHKAKVSASLSRLKYLVVIDPLRTETAEFWKNHGEFNDVDPAQIDTEVFRLPTTSFAEEDGTIVNSSRWLQWFWAAAPPPGEALPDTAILAGIFLRMQQMYRAEGGAFHEPILNLSWPYRHPEEPSPEELARECNGWALEDVVDEDRNIVCRAGEQVEDFGMLRADGSTASGCWIFAGCWTEGGNQMMRRDNSDPYGVGQTLGWSWSWPANRRILYNRASARPDGTPWAERKAVIWWNGTRWVGNDVPDFPEVSEPALGQGPFIMNQTGRGQFFARDRMVEGPFPEHYEPFETPIANNPMHPNNPLAKNNPGARVFEQDRANFGNFDEFPHAATTYRLTEHFHYWTMHNRLNAIAQPEKFIEIGETLASELGIAKGDRVRVSSKRGHIDAVAVVTKRIRPLQVAGQTVHQIGIPIHWGYLGETKRAHLTNTLTPSVGDANTQTPEFKSFLVRVDKL; encoded by the coding sequence ATGACCCTACGCGTGACTCGCAGGCAATTCTTCAAGCTCGGTGCGACGGGGATGGCCACATCCAGCATGGCCATGATGGGCTTTGCTCCCGACCCCGCAGTCGCATCGATCCGTCACTTCAAACTGACCGGCGCCAAGATCACCCGCAGCAATTGCACTTACTGCTCGGTCGGCTGCGGCGTGTTGATCTACAGCCGCGGCGACGGCGCGATCAACAACATCGACAATATCTACCATGTCGAGGGCGACCCGGATCACCCGGTCAGCCGCGGCTCGCTGTGCCCCAAAGGGGCGGGGCTGCTCGACTACATCCAGAGCGAATCGCGGCTGAAGTACCCTCAGGTACGCGAACCTGGTACCGATGAGTGGAAGCGCATCAGCTGGGACGAGGCGCTGACACGCATCGCCCGGCACATGAAGGAGGATCGCGACGCCAACTTCGTCGACCAGGACGACGAGGGCCAAACGGTCAACCACTGGACCACGACCGGCATGCTGGCGGCTTCCGCTTCGACCAACGAGACGGCTTATCTGACGCAGAAGATCGCGCGCAGTCTTGGCATGGTGGTGCTCGACAACCAGGCGCGCGTCTGACACGGACCGACGGTGGCAGGTCTTGCCCCAACATTCGGTCGCGGTGCCATGACCAACCACTGGGTCGACATCCGCAACGCTGATCTGATTCTCGTCATGGGCGGCAATGCTGCCGAGGCGCACCCTGTCGGCTTCCGTTGGGTGATGGAAGCCAAGGAGCACAACGATGCCCGCCTGGTGGTGATCGATCCGCGCTTCAACCGCACGGCGGCGGTGGCGGATTACTTCGCGGAAATCCGTACCGGCACCGATATCGCCTTCCTGGGCGGTCTGATCAGCTATTTGATCGAAACCGACCAGATCCATCACGAGTATGTGCGCGCCTACACCGACGCGAGTCTCATCGTGCGCGAGGAGTTCGGCTTCGAGGATGGCTTGTTCACCGGCTACGATGCCGAGAGCGGTGAGTACGATACCGACACCTGGCAGTATGAGTACGACGACGAGGGTCACGCCCTGCGTGACGATACGCTCACCCACCCGCGCTGCGTGTTCCAGCTGATGCGAGAGCACTTCAGCCGCTACACCATCGATGTGGTCTCCTCGGTGTGCGGCACGCCACGCGACAAGATCCAGCACGTATGGGAGATGGTCGCCGACACCGTCGTGGACGACAAGACCATGACGATTCTCTACGCGCTGGGCTGGACACAGCACTCGATCGGCTCGCAGATCATTCGCACCGCAGCGATGCTCCAGCTACTGCTCGGCAACATGGGCATGCGCGGTGGTGGCATCAATGCACTGCGTGGCCACTCGAACATCCAGGGCTTGACCGACCTGGGGCTGCTCTCCGATCAGTTGCCGGGATACATGACGCTGCCGGATGATGACGAGCAAGATTACGAAGCCTATATCCTCGATCGCGCCCGGCCAGATCTGATACCTGGCGAGATCTCCTACTGGCGCCACTATGAGCGCTTTCATGTCAGCTTGATGAAGGCGTGGTTCGGCAACGCGGCGACCGAGGAGAACGATTGGTGCTACGACTGGCTGCCCAAGCTCAGCGAAAATCTCTATGACGTACTGCACACCTTCGAACGGATGAGCCACGGCGAGATCACCGGCTACATCTGCCAGGGCTTCAACCCGCTGGCGGCCTTTCCACACAAGGCCAAGGTATCCGCATCGCTTTCTCGCCTGAAGTACTTGGTCGTCATCGACCCGCTGAGAACCGAGACCGCCGAGTTCTGGAAGAACCATGGCGAATTCAACGATGTCGACCCTGCGCAGATCGATACCGAGGTGTTCCGGCTGCCGACCACCAGCTTCGCCGAGGAGGACGGCACCATCGTCAACAGCTCGCGCTGGCTGCAGTGGTTCTGGGCCGCGGCGCCGCCACCGGGCGAGGCGCTCCCCGACACCGCCATCCTGGCAGGGATATTCCTGCGCATGCAGCAGATGTATCGCGCCGAGGGGGGCGCTTTCCATGAGCCGATCCTCAACCTGAGCTGGCCCTATCGCCATCCGGAAGAGCCAAGCCCCGAGGAGCTGGCCCGGGAGTGCAACGGCTGGGCACTGGAGGACGTCGTTGATGAGGATCGCAATATCGTCTGCCGGGCAGGGGAGCAGGTCGAGGACTTCGGCATGCTGCGTGCCGACGGCAGCACGGCAAGTGGCTGCTGGATCTTTGCCGGGTGCTGGACCGAGGGTGGCAACCAGATGATGCGTCGCGACAACTCCGACCCCTACGGGGTTGGTCAGACGCTGGGCTGGTCCTGGTCATGGCCGGCCAACCGGCGGATCCTCTACAACCGAGCCAGCGCGCGGCCCGACGGTACGCCATGGGCCGAGCGCAAGGCAGTCATCTGGTGGAACGGTACCCGCTGGGTGGGCAATGACGTCCCCGACTTTCCCGAGGTGTCCGAACCGGCGCTGGGTCAGGGTCCCTTCATCATGAACCAGACCGGCCGGGGGCAATTCTTTGCCCGTGACCGTATGGTCGAAGGCCCCTTCCCGGAGCACTATGAGCCGTTTGAAACGCCGATCGCCAATAACCCGATGCACCCCAACAACCCATTGGCCAAGAACAACCCCGGCGCCCGGGTATTCGAGCAGGATCGGGCCAATTTCGGCAATTTCGATGAGTTCCCGCATGCGGCGACCACCTATCGCCTCACCGAGCACTTCCACTACTGGACGATGCACAACCGCCTGAACGCCATCGCCCAGCCGGAGAAGTTCATCGAGATCGGCGAGACCTTGGCAAGCGAGCTGGGTATTGCCAAGGGCGACCGCGTACGCGTCAGCTCCAAGCGCGGGCATATCGACGCCGTGGCGGTAGTGACCAAGCGTATCCGTCCGCTGCAGGTGGCGGGACAGACAGTGCATCAGATTGGCATCCCGATCCACTGGGGCTATCTGGGGGAGACCAAGCGCGCTCACCTGACCAATACGTTGACACCATCCGTAGGCGATGCCAACACCCAGACGCCGGAGTTCAAGTCGTTCCTGGTGCGCGTGGATAAGCTTTAA
- a CDS encoding formate dehydrogenase subunit gamma has product MSEPKRHSTDPGILRYDRFSRVNHWLIAISFVMLVLSGLPFFHPFFWSLTGLFGGPTMTRILHPYIGLFMTLFFLIMAVRFFKVSLIKRHDIQWLKQIRDVLSNRDERLPPVGKSNAGQKLVYWIMVLCVPLLLITGLLIWQPYFADAIPITLRRLASLGHALAAFLAIVTLIIHIYSGIWVKGSFTAMIRGRVSKAWAKHHHNLWYEEEMEKERKEREMAKRQHQIMTGQEPK; this is encoded by the coding sequence ATGAGCGAGCCGAAGCGGCACTCCACCGATCCGGGCATTCTGCGCTACGACCGGTTCTCGCGCGTCAATCACTGGCTCATCGCCATTTCGTTCGTGATGCTGGTGCTCAGCGGGCTGCCCTTCTTCCACCCCTTCTTCTGGTCGCTGACCGGCCTGTTCGGCGGCCCAACCATGACGCGTATCCTGCACCCTTATATCGGGCTGTTCATGACGCTGTTCTTCCTCATCATGGCGGTGCGCTTCTTCAAGGTCAGTCTGATCAAGCGCCACGACATTCAATGGCTCAAGCAGATCAGGGACGTACTTAGCAATCGTGACGAGCGCCTGCCGCCGGTGGGCAAGAGCAACGCCGGGCAGAAGCTGGTCTACTGGATCATGGTGCTCTGCGTGCCGCTGCTGCTGATCACCGGCTTGCTCATCTGGCAACCCTACTTCGCCGACGCGATCCCCATCACGCTGCGCCGGCTGGCCTCCCTGGGCCACGCCCTGGCGGCGTTCCTGGCCATCGTCACCCTGATCATCCACATCTATTCCGGGATCTGGGTCAAGGGCTCGTTCACCGCCATGATTCGCGGCCGGGTCAGCAAGGCGTGGGCCAAGCATCACCACAATCTGTGGTATGAAGAGGAGATGGAGAAAGAGCGCAAGGAGCGCGAGATGGCCAAGCGCCAGCATCAGATCATGACAGGACAGGAGCCGAAGTGA
- a CDS encoding ShlB/FhaC/HecB family hemolysin secretion/activation protein: MSFIAWLTSGIVGIQAQELPSDELLRQRERDRALQERQETVPDVRLSVPLESLEHFPDRESPCFVIHELVWRGNELQRFGWLDDAVVGRDPGDTPIGRCLGAQGVNLVLKRAQNALIERGFVTSRVLVEPQDLSDGVLTLTLLPGRIASLRVAEPERRHASLRNAVPARPGAILNLRDIEQALENFQRLPSVEVDIQIAPAEEPGGSDLVIDYQQGFPLRPGWSLDDSGSDATGRYLNGVTVAYDNLLGINDLFYVYLGKDLGGGDRGGRGNKSRTLHYSVPWGYWHLAATASDYDYHQTVAGAFEDYVYSGNSRTLGASLSRLIYRDASRKTSLEFGGFQRQSRNYIDDVEIEVQRRTVGGWEAGVHHREFVGRATLDLGLGYQRGTGAFGARPAPEEPFDEGTSRFKIVTANGDLDLPFQLGEWMLRYRGHWRMQRNLTPLSPLERFSIGGRYTVRGFHDTSLAAERGWLVRNELEVPLGASGQRLYAGIDHGHVGGASSEWLLGRQLTGAVVGLRGTLLRHFHYDILLATPVGKPEGFRTDGHDLGFSLNLVL, from the coding sequence TTGTCATTTATTGCGTGGCTGACGAGCGGCATCGTTGGCATCCAGGCTCAAGAGTTGCCTTCCGACGAACTGCTGCGCCAGCGCGAACGCGACCGGGCCCTGCAGGAGCGCCAGGAGACGGTGCCGGACGTGCGCTTGTCGGTGCCGCTGGAGTCGCTGGAGCACTTTCCCGACCGTGAATCGCCATGTTTCGTGATCCACGAACTGGTATGGCGAGGCAATGAGCTCCAGCGCTTCGGGTGGCTCGATGATGCGGTCGTCGGTCGCGATCCAGGGGACACGCCCATCGGACGTTGCCTGGGTGCCCAAGGCGTCAACCTGGTGCTCAAGCGTGCCCAGAACGCGCTGATCGAACGCGGCTTCGTCACCAGCCGCGTGCTCGTGGAGCCCCAGGATCTCAGCGATGGAGTTCTCACGCTCACTCTCCTGCCGGGGCGTATCGCCAGTCTGCGAGTCGCTGAACCCGAACGCCGGCACGCCTCCCTGCGCAATGCCGTGCCGGCCAGGCCAGGCGCCATCCTCAATCTGCGCGATATCGAACAGGCGCTGGAGAACTTCCAGCGCCTGCCTTCCGTGGAGGTCGACATCCAGATCGCTCCCGCCGAGGAACCCGGTGGCAGCGATCTGGTGATCGACTATCAGCAGGGTTTCCCGCTGCGCCCTGGCTGGTCGCTGGACGACAGCGGCAGCGATGCCACCGGCCGTTATCTCAACGGCGTGACCGTGGCCTACGACAACCTGCTGGGCATCAACGATCTGTTCTACGTCTATCTAGGCAAGGACCTGGGGGGCGGAGACCGTGGCGGGCGCGGTAACAAGAGTCGCACCCTGCACTACTCCGTACCCTGGGGCTATTGGCATCTGGCCGCCACGGCCAGCGACTACGATTACCACCAGACCGTGGCGGGCGCCTTTGAGGACTACGTATACAGCGGCAACAGCCGCACCCTCGGGGCCAGCCTGTCGCGCCTGATCTACCGCGACGCCTCACGAAAGACCTCACTCGAGTTCGGAGGCTTTCAACGCCAGTCCCGCAACTATATCGACGATGTCGAGATTGAGGTGCAGCGCCGCACCGTGGGCGGCTGGGAAGCCGGCGTGCATCATCGCGAGTTCGTCGGGCGGGCGACCCTAGACCTGGGACTGGGCTACCAGCGGGGCACCGGCGCCTTCGGGGCACGACCAGCCCCGGAGGAGCCCTTCGATGAAGGCACCTCGCGCTTCAAGATCGTCACGGCGAATGGCGACCTCGACCTCCCCTTTCAGCTCGGCGAGTGGATGCTTCGCTACCGCGGGCACTGGCGCATGCAGCGCAACCTGACGCCATTGTCGCCCTTGGAGCGTTTCTCCATCGGCGGCCGTTACACCGTACGAGGCTTCCACGACACCAGCCTTGCCGCCGAACGCGGTTGGCTGGTCCGCAACGAGCTCGAGGTGCCGCTGGGGGCCAGCGGCCAGCGGCTCTATGCCGGGATCGACCATGGGCATGTCGGCGGGGCCAGCTCGGAATGGTTGCTGGGCAGGCAATTGACGGGTGCGGTCGTGGGACTGCGCGGCACCCTGTTGCGTCACTTTCATTACGACATCCTCCTGGCCACGCCGGTCGGGAAGCCGGAGGGATTTCGCACCGATGGGCACGACCTGGGGTTCAGCCTGAATCTGGTGCTTTAG
- the fdhE gene encoding formate dehydrogenase accessory protein FdhE — MNHAYGNAPMGVMDPPSVVLPEPEHFAQRAQRLRGLAERIEPLADFLAFMAQLAQAQQRALEQNVPAWQPEPEAFTLALEHGMPPLGVQALRRDIDFHGELSTILDALELHVGAAQRPLLNALRALPREEVDRLAEEVLEARPGPEASRGLMPLVAAALQVAWLRLARALPKPPKRPAGEARSICPCCGSLPVASVIQIDHQRSGVRYLQCGLCATQWYLERSKCSVCDQSGKLDYLSLEDDDGELLLPVQAETCGDCHSYLKLMPREFDEHAEPLADDLASLALDLMLNEEKAYRRSGFNPLLIVADPE, encoded by the coding sequence GTGAACCACGCATATGGCAATGCCCCCATGGGCGTCATGGATCCCCCCTCCGTGGTACTGCCCGAGCCGGAGCACTTTGCGCAGCGTGCCCAGCGCCTGCGTGGCCTCGCCGAGCGTATCGAGCCACTCGCCGACTTCCTGGCCTTCATGGCGCAGCTCGCCCAGGCCCAGCAACGGGCCCTGGAGCAGAACGTCCCGGCGTGGCAGCCCGAGCCCGAGGCCTTCACCCTGGCGCTGGAGCATGGCATGCCGCCGCTTGGCGTCCAGGCGCTGCGCAGGGATATCGATTTTCACGGCGAGCTTTCGACGATCCTCGATGCCCTCGAGCTACATGTCGGCGCGGCGCAGCGGCCGCTGCTCAATGCCCTGCGCGCGTTGCCCAGGGAGGAGGTGGATCGCCTGGCCGAGGAGGTGCTCGAGGCTCGCCCCGGGCCCGAGGCGAGCCGTGGGCTGATGCCGTTGGTGGCGGCGGCGCTGCAGGTCGCCTGGCTACGCCTGGCACGCGCCCTGCCCAAGCCGCCGAAACGCCCCGCTGGCGAGGCCCGCTCGATCTGCCCCTGCTGCGGCTCGTTGCCGGTGGCAAGCGTGATTCAGATCGATCATCAGCGCAGTGGGGTGCGCTACCTGCAGTGCGGTCTGTGCGCGACCCAGTGGTATCTGGAGCGCTCCAAGTGCAGTGTCTGCGATCAGAGTGGCAAGCTCGACTACCTGAGCCTCGAAGATGACGACGGCGAGCTTCTACTTCCCGTGCAGGCCGAGACCTGCGGCGACTGCCACTCCTACCTCAAGCTCATGCCGCGAGAATTCGACGAACATGCCGAGCCTCTCGCCGATGACTTGGCAAGCCTGGCACTCGACCTGATGTTGAACGAGGAGAAGGCGTACCGCCGCAGCGGCTTCAACCCGCTGCTGATCGTCGCCGACCCCGAGTAA
- the selA gene encoding L-seryl-tRNA(Sec) selenium transferase, with translation MDKTSTMDVRRSLPAVDALLTHPALHAARERHGWRLTRQAVRQVLDEQRRRLAREASGGECTPPSLDALASRCLDDLARLARPNSRAVFNLTGTVIHTNLGRSTLAEAAIEAMTEAARHPVALEYDLASGGRGDRDRLVEVLLCELTGAEAATVVNNNAGAVVLTLGALGAGREAVISRGELIEIGGAFRMPDIMQAAGCRLREVGATNRTHARDYREAMSDETGLIVKAHTSNYAVTGFTKSVAECELAEIAHAQGVPFMVDLGSGALTDLAALGLPYEAQPRDSIADGADVVTFSGDKLLGGPQAGIIVGRRALIERIKRHPLKRALRLDKIALAALEATLRIYRDSDTPDQEIPTLALLSRPRAEIEATGERLLERATGLLEGLDVTLAPCMSQLGSGSLPVDRLPSVALVWRPTAHERRERERGLKRLVRALRELPRPVIGRLSDGALHLDLRCLAGEAEEQAFLAQFAELTGTFPLKTDVQEQDA, from the coding sequence ATGGACAAGACTTCGACCATGGATGTTCGACGCAGCCTCCCCGCGGTCGATGCGCTACTGACGCATCCCGCCCTACATGCAGCCCGTGAGCGACACGGCTGGCGCCTGACGCGGCAAGCCGTGCGTCAGGTACTCGATGAGCAGCGCCGCCGCCTGGCCCGAGAGGCTAGCGGTGGAGAGTGCACTCCTCCCTCCCTCGATGCTTTGGCCAGCCGCTGTCTGGATGACCTGGCGCGTCTTGCCCGGCCCAACAGCCGGGCGGTGTTCAACCTGACCGGCACGGTGATCCATACCAACCTGGGACGTTCGACGCTTGCCGAAGCGGCCATCGAGGCGATGACCGAGGCGGCGCGCCACCCCGTGGCGCTGGAGTACGACCTGGCAAGCGGCGGGCGCGGCGATCGAGATCGCTTAGTCGAGGTGTTGCTCTGCGAGCTGACCGGCGCCGAGGCGGCCACTGTGGTCAACAATAACGCTGGCGCAGTGGTACTGACCCTTGGTGCGCTCGGCGCCGGCCGCGAGGCGGTGATCTCCCGCGGCGAGCTGATCGAGATCGGCGGCGCCTTCCGCATGCCCGACATCATGCAGGCGGCGGGCTGTCGGCTTCGCGAAGTAGGCGCCACCAACCGCACCCACGCCCGGGACTACCGCGAGGCGATGAGCGACGAGACGGGACTGATCGTCAAGGCGCACACCTCCAATTACGCCGTCACCGGTTTCACCAAGAGCGTGGCCGAATGCGAATTGGCCGAGATCGCCCACGCCCAGGGTGTGCCCTTCATGGTCGATCTCGGCAGCGGCGCGCTGACCGATCTCGCCGCCCTTGGCCTGCCCTATGAGGCCCAGCCCCGCGATAGCATTGCCGATGGCGCCGACGTAGTCACCTTCAGCGGCGACAAGCTGCTCGGTGGCCCCCAGGCGGGCATCATCGTCGGCCGGCGCGCGTTGATCGAGCGCATCAAGCGCCATCCGCTCAAGCGCGCGCTGCGCCTCGACAAGATAGCGCTTGCGGCGCTGGAGGCCACGTTGCGGATTTATCGCGACAGCGACACCCCCGATCAGGAGATCCCCACCTTGGCCCTGTTGTCGCGTCCGCGAGCCGAGATCGAGGCCACCGGCGAGCGGCTCTTGGAACGCGCCACCGGCCTGCTCGAAGGGCTCGATGTCACCCTTGCGCCTTGCATGAGCCAGCTCGGCAGCGGCTCACTGCCTGTCGATCGTCTGCCAAGCGTTGCCCTGGTGTGGCGCCCGACCGCCCACGAACGGCGCGAGCGCGAGAGGGGCTTGAAGCGCCTGGTGCGCGCCCTGCGCGAGCTGCCGCGCCCGGTCATCGGCCGCCTGAGCGACGGTGCGCTGCATCTCGACCTGCGCTGCCTGGCTGGGGAGGCCGAGGAGCAGGCGTTCCTCGCCCAGTTCGCCGAGCTGACAGGGACCTTCCCCTTGAAGACAGACGTGCAGGAGCAGGACGCATGA
- a CDS encoding DnaJ domain-containing protein produces MPIARFSPFELLLLKSRHQADTAALLLLAWVLASHGRLGEAERAKLGELAAHYRHGHDLQPLIEIASQQNLDAIQLAAEVMQKHCLGEQAHAFLRQAIGLAVSGGKLAQANHHVLRFLADLLGVSPAEFSLLFEAAAGKAFGNPDDPSRSAYWQAKEHRRQQEQAHDQQRHEEEQRKREQQRHQQYGSGRQERAGESHQRRRQREAHQTPPPNDHTRRALAVLGLPPGSTRSEIRTAYRRLAQLHHPDRFFAQGEARVASASLRFQKIRNAYDYLMRVS; encoded by the coding sequence ATGCCCATCGCGCGTTTTTCACCCTTCGAGCTTCTGCTGCTGAAGAGCCGACACCAGGCGGACACGGCCGCCCTGCTGCTGCTGGCCTGGGTGTTGGCAAGTCATGGGCGCCTAGGGGAGGCGGAAAGAGCAAAGCTCGGCGAGCTGGCCGCGCATTATCGCCACGGCCATGACCTGCAGCCGTTGATCGAGATCGCCAGCCAGCAGAACCTCGATGCGATTCAGCTGGCCGCCGAGGTGATGCAGAAGCACTGCCTGGGCGAGCAGGCGCACGCCTTTCTACGCCAGGCCATCGGCCTGGCGGTAAGCGGCGGCAAGCTGGCCCAGGCCAACCATCATGTATTGCGCTTCCTCGCCGACCTGCTCGGGGTGTCGCCGGCGGAGTTTTCCCTGCTCTTCGAGGCGGCGGCGGGCAAGGCGTTCGGCAACCCCGACGATCCGAGCCGCAGCGCCTATTGGCAGGCCAAGGAGCACCGTCGCCAGCAGGAGCAGGCGCATGACCAGCAGCGTCATGAGGAGGAGCAACGCAAGCGTGAGCAGCAGCGCCACCAGCAATACGGCAGTGGCAGACAGGAGAGGGCCGGCGAAAGCCACCAGCGCCGGCGCCAGCGGGAAGCGCACCAGACCCCGCCTCCCAACGACCATACCCGCCGCGCCCTGGCCGTACTCGGCTTGCCCCCCGGCTCGACGCGCAGCGAGATTCGTACCGCCTACCGCCGTCTGGCGCAGCTGCACCACCCCGACCGCTTCTTTGCCCAGGGCGAAGCACGAGTCGCCTCCGCATCGCTGCGCTTTCAGAAGATTCGCAACGCCTATGACTACCTGATGCGGGTGAGCTGA
- a CDS encoding glutaredoxin domain-containing protein codes for MRLLLRYFFRTLRVVLTPVMLMSEKLTTPKSAIERTPEEQSRVEKESQSLALYQFQSCPFCVKVRKEMARLGLDIELRDVQRNPEHRQALLNGGGRTMVPCLLITHDDGREEWMYESNDINAYLRQRFENA; via the coding sequence ATGAGGCTTTTGCTACGCTATTTCTTTCGAACCTTGAGAGTGGTGCTGACGCCGGTCATGCTGATGTCGGAAAAGCTCACCACCCCCAAGAGCGCCATTGAACGAACCCCAGAGGAGCAATCTCGCGTGGAAAAGGAAAGCCAATCGCTTGCGCTTTACCAGTTTCAAAGCTGCCCATTCTGCGTCAAGGTGCGCAAGGAGATGGCGCGACTGGGACTGGATATCGAACTGCGCGACGTCCAGCGCAACCCCGAGCACCGCCAGGCGCTGCTCAACGGTGGCGGCCGCACCATGGTGCCCTGCCTGCTGATCACCCACGACGATGGCCGCGAGGAGTGGATGTACGAATCCAACGACATCAACGCCTACCTGCGCCAGCGCTTCGAGAACGCCTGA